One Bemisia tabaci chromosome 7, PGI_BMITA_v3 DNA window includes the following coding sequences:
- the LOC109030197 gene encoding silk gland factor 3 yields MAATYLASSAVSSDLDGSVGNVMNIVNASIGAGGYHTNPSPRSENEMKYLPPTQHHHHHHHHHVPQVPSSPSPNGHPVSLTAAHNPWVSLQPSDPWAASMGIHHHPHHHPSPHQDVKPADIHRQHHQQPGMGSPHSWHAPVVSSGHYIPTNNGGASPLQHHSAYHAAMNGMLQNSAPLHHSLRDSPGYPHSQHPDAPSGGEEDAPTSDDLEAFAKQFKQRRIKLGFTQADVGLALGTLYGNVFSQTTICRFEALQLSFKNMCKLKPLLQKWLEEADSTTGSPTSIDKIAAQGRKRKKRTSIEVSVKGALEQHFHKQPKPSAQEITSLADSLQLEKEVVRVWFCNRRQKEKRMTPPNTLGGPQDGMMDGQMGPGPHGLHQNYHHTDMHGSPMGHSHSPPMLSPQTMPTHQSLAAH; encoded by the coding sequence ATGGCCGCCACGTATCTGGCCAGTAGTGCGGTGTCGTCCGACCTGGACGGTAGCGTCGGCAACGTCATGAATATAGTTAACGCGAGTATAGGGGCCGGTGGCTACCACACCAACCCTTCGCCACGCTCCGAAAATGAGATGAAGTACCTGCCGCCAACGCagcaccaccaccaccaccaccaccaccatgTACCACAAGTTCCTTCCTCGCCGTCGCCCAACGGGCACCCCGTGTCCCTCACGGCGGCCCACAACCCCTGGGTGAGTCTCCAGCCGAGCGACCCTTGGGCGGCCAGCATGGGCATCCACCACCACCCTCACCACCACCCGTCCCCGCACCAGGACGTGAAGCCGGCCGACATCCACCGGCAGCACCACCAGCAGCCCGGCAtgggctccccgcattcctggCATGCCCCGGTCGTCTCCTCGGGTCACTATATCCCTACGAATAACGGTGGTGCGTCGCCGTTGCAGCATCACAGTGCGTATCATGCGGCCATGAACGGCATGCTCCAGAACTCTGCCCCCTTGCATCACTCGCTAAGGGATAGCCCTGGATACCCTCATAGTCAGCATCCCGACGCCCCGTCCGGCGGCGAGGAGGATGCCCCAACCTCGGACGATCTCGAAGCCTTCGCCAAGCAATTCAAGCAGAGACGAATCAAGTTGGGCTTCACCCAGGCCGACGTCGGCTTAGCTTTAGGAACATTATATGGCAATGTGTTTTCACAGACGACAATTTGTAGGTTCGAAGCGTTACagttaagttttaaaaatatgtgtaAACTAAAACCCTTGCTACAAAAGTGGTTAGAGGAAGCCGATAGTACGACAGGGTCGCCCACTAGTATCGATAAAATTGCCGCCCAGGGCAGGAAGCGGAAAAAACGGACTAGTATAGAAGTGTCGGTGAAAGGGGCCTTGGAGCAGCATTTCCACAAGCAACCCAAGCCTTCGGCGCAAGAAATCACTTCGTTAGCGGATAGTTTACAACTTGAAAAAGAAGTAGTCAGGGTATGGTTTTGTAATAGGCGGCAGAAGGAGAAGCGAATGACGCCGCCTAATACGCTAGGGGGGCCTCAAGACGGCATGATGGACGGGCAAATGGGTCCCGGACCACATGGACTTCATCAAAATTACCATCATACCGATATGCACGGATCTCCAATGGGCCATTCCCATAGTCCTCCAATGTTATCTCCCCAAACGATGCCTACCCACCAGTCTCTTGCTGCTCACTAG